From a region of the Caldisalinibacter kiritimatiensis genome:
- the ylxM gene encoding YlxM family DNA-binding protein → MFEKAIEIGMLFDFYGKLLSNKQHNVVEFYYMHDLSLSEIAEQLDISRQGVYDILKRAENRLYMYEEQLGLVEKFNLNKYKVKHILKHINVIENQADKLGSDDIKDNTKKIREIVLDILESNQEGK, encoded by the coding sequence ATGTTTGAAAAGGCTATTGAAATAGGGATGCTGTTTGATTTTTATGGAAAACTTTTAAGTAATAAGCAGCATAATGTTGTTGAATTTTATTATATGCATGATTTGTCTCTTAGTGAAATAGCAGAACAGCTAGATATAAGTAGACAAGGTGTGTATGATATTTTAAAACGGGCAGAGAATCGCTTATATATGTATGAAGAACAGTTAGGATTAGTAGAAAAATTTAATTTAAATAAATATAAGGTTAAACATATATTAAAGCATATTAATGTTATAGAGAATCAAGCAGATAAGTTGGGTTCTGATGATATAAAAGATAATACCAAAAAGATTCGTGAAATAGTTTTAGATATTTTAGAATCAAACCAGGAGGGTAAATAA
- the ftsY gene encoding signal recognition particle-docking protein FtsY: FKKNKNEEINKNEEIKNNEEVNEQEKDDLEETEIEELDNGENQEKEKKKKIGLFGRLKKGLEKTRKGITEKVDNVLKSYKKIDEELFEELEEILITADVGVNTTLKIIEDLKDKVRERKIEDPSEINNLLKEEITELLTDYETNNKLDLEPAPAILLVVGVNGVGKTTTIGKLAHRFKSEGKKVLVAAGDTFRAAAIEQLSEWCNRAGVDIIANKEGSDPAAVIFDAIQAAKARKADILICDTAGRLHNKKNLMNELNKIFRIVDREYSEATREVLLVLDATTGQNAIMQARTFKEACNITGLALTKLDGTAKGGVVLAVQSELKVPVKLVGVGEGIEDLQDFDPNNFVDALFSE, from the coding sequence ATAGAGGAATTAGATAATGGCGAAAATCAAGAAAAAGAGAAAAAGAAAAAAATAGGGCTATTTGGTAGATTGAAAAAAGGATTAGAAAAGACAAGAAAGGGGATTACAGAGAAGGTAGATAATGTTCTAAAGAGTTATAAAAAAATTGATGAAGAACTTTTTGAAGAATTAGAAGAAATTTTAATAACAGCAGATGTAGGGGTTAATACAACACTTAAAATAATTGAAGATTTAAAAGATAAGGTTCGTGAGAGAAAAATTGAAGACCCAAGTGAAATAAACAATTTATTAAAAGAAGAAATAACAGAGCTATTAACAGATTATGAAACTAATAATAAACTTGATTTAGAACCTGCTCCTGCAATTCTATTAGTGGTTGGTGTAAATGGTGTTGGTAAAACTACAACTATAGGAAAGTTAGCACATAGATTTAAGAGTGAAGGAAAAAAAGTATTAGTAGCAGCAGGAGATACGTTTAGAGCTGCAGCAATTGAGCAATTGAGTGAGTGGTGTAATAGAGCTGGAGTTGATATTATAGCAAACAAGGAAGGAAGTGACCCTGCAGCAGTTATATTTGATGCTATTCAAGCAGCTAAAGCGAGAAAGGCAGATATATTAATTTGTGATACAGCAGGTAGATTGCATAATAAAAAGAATTTAATGAATGAATTGAACAAAATCTTTAGAATTGTAGATAGAGAATATTCAGAGGCAACAAGAGAAGTTCTTTTAGTATTAGATGCTACTACTGGACAAAATGCCATTATGCAAGCACGTACGTTTAAAGAAGCATGTAATATCACTGGCTTAGCTTTAACCAAATTAGATGGTACAGCTAAAGGTGGAGTTGTACTTGCAGTCCAATCAGAATTGAAAGTACCAGTAAAGCTTGTTGGAGTTGGAGAAGGTATTGAGGATTTACAAGATTTTGACCCTAATAATTTTGTAGATGCATTATTTTCAGAATAA